From a region of the Bacteroidales bacterium genome:
- a CDS encoding type II toxin-antitoxin system HicB family antitoxin: MKNIEMTAVFEPCDEGGFIAYVQEISGINTQGETLEEAKENLADAVNLVFEEIRATSRKGRADKMITQTMSSSF; the protein is encoded by the coding sequence ATGAAAAACATTGAGATGACGGCTGTTTTCGAACCCTGCGATGAGGGGGGGTTTATTGCATACGTGCAGGAGATATCCGGGATAAACACGCAAGGGGAAACCCTTGAGGAAGCAAAGGAGAACCTTGCAGACGCCGTGAATCTGGTTTTTGAAGAGATAAGAGCTACAAGCAGGAAGGGCAGGGCTGATAAGATGATAACCCAAACCATGTCGTCCAGCTTCTGA